From the Daucus carota subsp. sativus chromosome 8, DH1 v3.0, whole genome shotgun sequence genome, one window contains:
- the LOC108198199 gene encoding protein PHOSPHATE STARVATION RESPONSE 3-like: protein MAKALRMKPEEIFNEGMQSMRMNCYLHALNQISFGHNSVHHQALSIPESTLHHPPQNNSTDFSHQIYHPNSDQNTSDLSSYGNTSFYSDTNNDVYQVWSAGESSLNQPLITPGSEVHHGSNYQESGPQFLPGSVSYHQTGYSPMNFEASIGHQQIMTSDSFGQYHAVNEPQPPLTVGVSVGQPEAINQQYQPMIVQASMENQQVAINQTFQEQQQHMHLHRGGEGVDHGTPQPGNKPRLNWTPELHAEFLSAISQLGGVSNATPKAILKKMNVRELTTEHIKSHLQRVRIYMKRSMLSAQTAGGKSFLVAVVLNSERDKDTNSLLE, encoded by the exons ATGGCAAAAGCTCTCAGAATGAAGCCCGAAGAAATATTTAATGAAGGCATGCAATCAATGAGGATGAACTGCTATCTCCATGCCCTCAACCAGATCAG TTTTGGTCACAATTCAGTTCACCATCAAGCTCTGTCCATTCCTGAGTCAACCTTACATCATCCCCCACAAAACAATAGTACGGATTTTTCTCACCAGATATATCATCCGAACTCTGATCAAAACACATCTGATCTTTCCTCCTATGGAAATACATCATTTTACTCAGACACTAATAATGATGTGTATCAGGTCTGGTCTGCTGGAGAGTCATCCTTAAACCAACCCCTGATTACTCCAGGGTCAGAGGTGCACCATGGATCCAACTACCAGGAGTCAGGGCCCCAGTTTTTACCAGGATCAGTGTCCTACCATCAAACTGGATACAGTCCAATGAATTTTGAGGCTTCAATTGGGCACCAACAAATAATGACTTCAGATTCATTTGGGCAATATCATGCTGTGAATGAACCCCAGCCACCTCTCACAGTTGGAGTATCTGTTGGACAACCTGAAGCCATTAATCAGCAATACCAACCCATGATTGTTCAAGCTTCTATGGAAAACCAGCAAGTTGCCATAAATCAAACATTTCAAGAGCAACAGCAACACATGCATCTACATAGAGGCGGGGAGGGAGTTGATCATGGTACTCCACAGCCTGGCAATAAACCCCGCTTAAACTGGACTCCCGAGCTGCATGCCGAATTTCTCAGTGCAATCAGCCAACTAGGAGGAGTCTCCA ATGCCACCCCAAAAGCTATCCTTAAGAAAATGAATGTGAGGGAATTGACAACTGAGCACATTAAGAGTCATCTACAG AGGGTGAGAATATACATGAAACGGTCTATGTTATCCGCACAAACTGCTGGTGGGAAAAGTTTCTTG GTGGCAGTGGTCCTCAACTCTGAGCGGGATAAGGACACTAACAGCCTCCTTGAATGA